AGGATGTTACGAAATTTACCAGCAAAGGAATCATAGTACCGTTAAGCTCAGCAGAGGCGCTAGAACTTTGTCGTGATAAATATAAGTTATTACGCTTTTGTGAGGATACTGGTCTGACCCCTTCATTTGCTTTATTAACAGAAGAGACTGCTGCCTCTTTCATTAATTTTCCCTATTTTGCTAAACCTCGTCTTGGTGCTGGTTCGCGGGGAGCCATGATCATTGCTAATAGCAAGGAGCTGAATCAATTACCTAAAAACAACAGTTATTTAATTCAAGAGCTTCTCCCAGGTGAAGAATATTCTGTGGATGTGTATATCCATAGTGATGGCTACCCTTTAGCTGCCGTCCCCCGTTTAAGAATGAAAATTGATTCGGGTATTGCGGTCGCTTGCCAAACCAAAATTAACTCCCACTTAAGTACGATAGCACTTAAAATTGCACAAAAAGTAGGGATTATGTTTGTAGCTAATATTCAATTTAAAGCAGATGCACAGGGGGAGTTCAAATTATTAGAAATCAATCCTCGTTTTCCTGGTACTCTTCCTTTAACTGGCGCAGCAGGAATTGATATTCCACGGCTTTTGATTCAAAACATTCAAGGTAAGCCTTTAGCCTCTGCCTTGTTGCCTTTTAAAGAGTTAATGGTTGTTCGATACTGGACAGAGAAATTCTTCCCCATTGATGAATGGCAAGCTCTATGCCCCGATTAAAACTGTGGTTAATCAGACATGGAGAAACGGAAGTAAATACAGGTGTTTGGAGTGCAAAGCCTTCTGAAGCGCATTTAACCTCTTTAGGAAGAGGACAAGCGAAGAAGGCTGCGACAGAAATTACGGAACAACCTGATCTACTCATTGTTTCTCCTTTAGTCCGTGCAAAAGAAACCGCTGAATTTTTATTAAATCAATGGCCAAACACTTCTTATCAAATATGGCCTATTCAAGAATTTATTTATCTTTCACCATATCGTTTGCAGAGTTTGAGTCCATTGGCGAGAAAAGAAGAGATTAAGCGTTACTGGCAGAAAAGTGATCCTTACTACAATGATGGCAATGATGCTGAATGTTTTGCTGCTTTTTTGCAGCGGGTCGCGTATTTTCATAACGAGATTATTAAACAACAAGGCTTTGTCGTTGTCATTGGCCACGGGCAGT
This Legionella fallonii LLAP-10 DNA region includes the following protein-coding sequences:
- a CDS encoding ATP-grasp domain-containing protein, giving the protein MKILITGAGGAAAVSIWKSLAQEHEIYMVDIDPCAAGLYLVPPDRRMLIPRGDSDDFIPALLNICQEKQIEVLIPTVDVELFPIAKDVTKFTSKGIIVPLSSAEALELCRDKYKLLRFCEDTGLTPSFALLTEETAASFINFPYFAKPRLGAGSRGAMIIANSKELNQLPKNNSYLIQELLPGEEYSVDVYIHSDGYPLAAVPRLRMKIDSGIAVACQTKINSHLSTIALKIAQKVGIMFVANIQFKADAQGEFKLLEINPRFPGTLPLTGAAGIDIPRLLIQNIQGKPLASALLPFKELMVVRYWTEKFFPIDEWQALCPD
- a CDS encoding histidine phosphatase family protein translates to MPRLKLWLIRHGETEVNTGVWSAKPSEAHLTSLGRGQAKKAATEITEQPDLLIVSPLVRAKETAEFLLNQWPNTSYQIWPIQEFIYLSPYRLQSLSPLARKEEIKRYWQKSDPYYNDGNDAECFAAFLQRVAYFHNEIIKQQGFVVVIGHGQFFKAYQMGLTHGFAPNSEWMSLFRQQETANPIKNGEICKLNFT